The DNA sequence GTTGCGGGATGCGGACGGAGACGGCAAGTATGAAACGGCGACCGTGTTTGCCGAGAACCTGAACGCGCCGTATGGCCTGGCCTTGGTAAACGGCACGCTCTATGTCGCCAACCAGGACGCCCTGGTGAAGTTTGCCTACAAGGATGGCCAGACTCAGGCCAGCGGCGCGCCGGAGGTGGTCACCTTGTTGCCGTCCGAGATCAATCACCACTGGACGAAGTCGCTCGCAGCAAGTGCCGACGGGCAGTACCTGTATGTCGGTATCGGGTCCAACAGCAACATTACCGAGCGAGGAATGACGGCGGAAGTCGATCGCGCCATGGTGTGGCAGATCAATGCGCGCACGGGTGAACACAAGCCTTATGCCACCGGCATACGCAATCCAACTGCGTTGACCATCCAGCCCGAAACCGGGCAGTTGTGGGCCGTCGTGAATGAGCGCGATGAGTTGGGCCCCGACCTGGTGCCGGATTACCTGACGTCCGTGCGTGAAGGCGCTTTCTACGGCTGGCCGTACAGCTACTGGGGCCAGAACGCGGATGACCGCGTCCGGCCGCAGAATCCCGATAAGGTCGCGGCAGCTGTCAAACCCGACTACGCGTTGGGCTCGCACGTGGCTGCCCTGGGGGTGCACTTTTCGACCGGAACCATGGGAACGCAGTTTGCCAACGGCGCATTTGTTGGCCAGCACGGCAGCTGGAACCGCAAGGATCCGGTGGGCTACAAGGTGGTGTTCGTGCCCTTCAGCCAAGGCCGGCCGTCGGGTCAGCCCGTGGACTTTGTGACCGGTTTCCGGGACGACGACGGCACGACGCGGGGCCGCCCGGTGGGCGTGACCGTGGATCCGCGCGGTGCGCTGATCGTGGCCGATGACCTGGCCAATACGATCTGGCGCGTGGCGCCAACGCAGGCCGTGTCCGCGCCGCCAGCCGCAGCGCCGGTCACGCCCCCGGCTACCCCGCCGATGACGCCACCGGTCACCCCGGCGGATCCCGCCACCGGCGCACAAACCCCGCCCGCCGACCCCGCACCGATGGCCCCGCCTGCGTCACCGGCACCCACCGACCCCGCCCCGGCAACGCCAACGCCCGCGCCGTCCTCAACCTGATAGCCGACAGCAAGCGCAAAAAAGCCGCTGCCCTCCAAGAGCCAGCGGCTTTTTTGACGCCAGAGACGCCGCGAACCAGGGCGCCGTGGATCTGGCTCCGCCAGTCCACCAGCGCCGCCCCTGGGGGAGGCGCGAAGCGCCGAGGGGGGGCCACATCCCCAGGGCACAGCGGATCTGGCTTTGCCAGTCCGCCAGTGCCGCCCCTGGGGGAGGCGCAAAGCGCCGAGGGGGGTCCTATATCGGCGCGGGTTTGTGCAACGCGAAGCCCTGTGCGTAATCAATATTCAAAGACTTCAGCAGCGGAATCAACGCTTCCGACTCCACCGATTCCGCAATCGTCCGCATATTCATCGTTTGCGCCACCTTGATCACCGCTTCGACGATGATCGCGCTGGCGGGTTGATCCAGTATCGCCTTCACGAATTCGCCGTCGATCTTCACATAATGCACAGGCAAGTGCCGCAAATACGTGAACGACGCCATGCCACTCCCGAAGTCGTCCAGTGCAAACTGGAAGCCCATCGCGATCAGCCGGCGCATGGCGTCGGCCGTGCGCTTCACGTTCGATAGCGCCGCGGTCTCCGTCACTTCAAAACAGATGCGGCTGGATCGGACCAGCGGATACGCTTCCAACGACGCTTCGACAAACGCCAGAAAGCCCGGCGCGCTCAGCGTGATGCCCGACAGGTTGATGAAGTAGCAGGGTGTCTCGCCAGGCTGCGTGGACTGCGCCTGGATGTGCGCGAAGGTCTTGCGGACAATGTGGCGATCCAGTTCCTCGATCAGGCCGAACCGTTCCGCGGCAGGAATGAATGCGCCTGGCAACACCACCGTCCCGTCCAGATCCTGGATACGGGCCAGCACTTCGCAGAACACCTCCTGGTGATCCGCACCCGCGTGGAAGGGCACGATCCGCTGCGCATACAGCAGCACGCGGTCTTCCCGCATCGCGTCTTTCAGGCGCGTCACGCTGTCCATGTCCTGCTGTTGCTGCCGGATCTCTTCATCGCTGGGCAGGCTGACCTGCACCCGGTTCCGGCCCTTTTCCTTGGCCAGGAAGCAGGCGGCGTCGGCTTGCGCCAGGGCGGACTCGAACGACAGACCCTCGGGGTCGCCCGCAAAGGCCACGCCGACGCTGACCGTGACGCCGTAGCGCCGGTCCTGCCACATGAAGTCGATGTTCTCGATCGCGGCGCACAGGCGGTTCGCCCATTCCAGCGCATCGTCAGGTCCACAATCGGGCCGGACCAGCACGAATTCATCGCCGCCGAATCGGGCAAGCAGATCGTCGCTCGCGCAGGTTGACGTCAGCAGATTGGCCACCTGGATCAACAGACCGTTCCCGGCCGCATGCCCCCGGCGGTCATTGATGATCTTGAAGTGGTCGATGTCCATGTACAGCAGCGCATGGGGGCCGGGGCCGGCAATGTGCTCGGTCCGCGCCGTGAACTCACGCCGGTTGATCAGACCGGTCAGCGCGTCGTGGGCGGCCTGATAGGCGATTTCCTGGCCCAGCTCATAGGCTTCGGTCACGTCATTGCCCTGCAGGAAGATGCCGCTGACAGCACGGTTGGCGTCAAAGATGGGCTGGTAGATCAGGTCGATGAAACGCTGTTCAAGCTCGCTGCCCGCTTCGCGCTGCAGTTTGATCGGCATGGCGCGGCCCACAAAGGGCGTGCCCGTGGCGTATACGCTGTCCAGCTTGGCCAGGAAGCCCTGTTCGATGACTTCCGGCATGACCTTGGAAAACGGGTGCCCGATGATGGTCCGGTGACCGGCCAGCTGATAGTAGGCGTCGTTGGCCAGCTCGAAGACATGGTTCGGGCCTTGCAGCACGCAGATGAAGCCGGGCGCCTGCTTGAACAATTGCTGCAGGCGCTGGATTTCGCTTTGAAGAATGTTCTGGATATTCCGGGTCCAGCGCTGTGTGGTCGCCTGCTGGCCGGCCATCAGGGCAACATCCAGCGAGCCCGGATCCTGATGATCCTGCTGGACCAGTTCGGTCACGTCCGCGGCGCAATGCAGAATCCCGCGCAGCACGTCGTCGCTGTCGAACAAAGGCGTGTTCGACACCGTCCAGTAGCGGTCTTCGTGCGTGCCCTGCGCGGCGACGGAATACTGGATCTGCGAGATGTGATGCGGCCTGCGGCTGTCCATGACCCGCTGGTACGAATCGCGCATGATCTCGGACTGCTGATCGTCCGATCCCGGAAAAATGTCGAAGATCGGCCGGCCAAGCATGACGGCGCGATCCTTTTGCACGGCGTTTTCATACGCACTGTTGCAGGCCAGCACCGTCAGGTTGCAATCGAGCAGCAGCGCCGGGCAGGGCGCCTCCTCGAACGCAATCTTGAAACCTTCCTGAGTGATCGCCGTAAGCAATGTGTCCCCTCCTGTCTGGCAGCGAATAGTGGTTGCAACCGCCAAACGCGTTGCATTGGTACAGGCAGGAGTTTAGGTGTTGCCGGCGTTTTGCGATGTGGACAGGGCACGACGGCCTTTCTGGCGTCCTGGGGGCCGAAAGCGCGAATGCCCCCGACAGGCCAGTGAAATGGGCCTCGCGGCGCGCCGCCGGTTTGACCTTGTCAGTGACGCGCACTTACACTCTCGCCATGATCGGCCTTCCCAGACACGCCTGCATTGCCCGCGCTGCCTCGTCATCGAGTCTGCTGCGGATGGCGGTGCGCGCCGATATCCCCGTCTATTCTGCACGCATCCGGGTCCGTTACGCGGGCGCAGTTTCCTGAGCCCGGCGATACCTCCCCCCCTTTTCTGATTTGCGCATTGTTTTCATCGCCGGGCCAAACGCTCAGCGCGACTGACGCCGCTCGTTTCGTTCGAGCGCGTTGTTCATGGAAACACCGATGTCGTCACCTTTTTCGTACGGGCCTGCGCCACGTCCGCAGGCTGCGTTCGCCAGCCCAGTCTTACCCGTCTTCCTGATGCGTCCTGCGCCGTTGCAGAAGGACGCGTCATGACCGACCTTGCGCTTGCGGACATCACACGCAACTTCATCAAGACCAAGGCACCGTGCGCTGCCGGCTACCGGTGGTTCCTTCGGCGGCAGGAATTCGGCAGCAGCTACCAGGCCTTGCTGGATGACCTAGTCCGGGACGGCCGGGTGGACGACGCGTGCTGGCTGCTGGATCAGCTCGGTCCGACCAGCGATGTGCTGCAGCTGGCCGGAATGGATGCCGAGGCCCTGGTGTTTGCGGGCCAGGTGGAGTGCACCGGCAGCGTCGACGTCGGTTCCGTGCTGCGGACCGGGCGCGGCCTGACGGCACGCGGCGGTGTCTTTGTCGGTGACCGCCTGCAGGTGGGGGACAGCCTGCTGGTCGATGGCGCCGTCCAGTGCGGCGGCGCGATCCAGGCAGGCGCGGACGTACGCGTCGAATGGGGCCTGGACGCGGCGGGCGCCGTTGTCTGCGAAGGCAATGTGCGGGCCGGGTGGGGATTCACGTCCGGCGCCGAGGCCCGGGTCGGCGGCGAAGCGCTGATCGGCCAGGACATGCAGGTGGCTGGTGATCTTGTCTGCGGGCAAGGGGTCAAGGTGGGGGGCGACCTGCTCGCGCAAGGGCAGGTCCACGTCAGCCGGGGCATTCACGCCGGTGGGTCGGTCAGCGCAACGCGGCACGTGCGTGTCGGCTGGGGCATCCGCGCCGGCGGCGACATTCTGTCTGGCGGCGCGATCCGCGCGGGGGAAAGCCTGCTGGCCACAGGCGTGATCGAGGCGGGCGAAGGCTACGGCGTGTTTGCGGGCGTGGATGTCTGCATGGAAACCTGGGAAGACAGCGCCCGCGTCACGGCTCGGAGCAGGCCCGCGCGCCTGCTGAGCGGCTGGTGGCATGCGCCATGAACGGGTGATCTGTTGCTACGTGAGTTTGCGTAAGCCTCTTCCGCTTACACCGCGTGCAAAGGCAGTGCTTGTCTCGGAACCGTTAGTCGACGTGTTCCCGGGATTTGCGGCCTGTCCACAGGCCGTCCGCTATGTGGTCGGCCTCAGGGGGGCCCGACACCGACCACGGCGGCCACGGTGGCCAGGCTTGCGTCAGCCCGCCGCCGGCGGAAAGTTTGACGGGAACAGCGACCGGCGCGTTTCTTCGTCATTCACCTTCTTGAACTCGATGTCCTTGCCGACCGCACGCGCGCGTGTCGCGGCTTCGCGGGCGTTGACGGTGTCGAACAGGCGCTTGATGTTCGGGTAGGCCGACAGAGGATCGTCGACGCCCTTGAACACGCGCGGCGCACGGTCCACCCAGCCCCAGGCCGACATGTCGGCAATGGTGTATTCATTGCCGACGATGTACTCACGGCCTTCCAGGTGGTCGTTCAGGACCTGGTAGTGGCGCTCGGTCTCGCGGCGATAGCGATTGGTGGCGTACGGGCTTTCGTTTTCGGCGGCGTACTGGAAGTGCACGGCCTGGCCGGAAAACGGGCCCAATCCCGACGAGATGAAAAACAGCCACGACAGCAGTTCCGGCTTGTCGGCCGGCGAACCCAGGAAGCGGCCCGTCTTTTCCGCCAGGTACAACAGGATGGCGCTGGAATCGAACACCCGCGTGTCCGAACCGGCCGGGCCTTCCGTGTCCACAATCGCTGGCACCTTGCCGTTCGGGTTGATGGCGCGGAATTCAGGCGCGTGCTGCTGGCCCTTGCTGGTGTCGACCGGAACAACCTCGTACGGCAGGCCGGCTTCTTCCAGAAAGAGGGCGACTTTGGCGGGATTGGGCGTAGGGTGGAAGTAGAAACGGATCACGGGGCGTCCTTGGTGGCTGGGCGGTAGCGGGGGGAAGACAGTCAGACCGCTAACGTAGGCGACTAAGGGGTGGGAGCACTACAGGGTTTACGCGAGGTACCCTGGCAGATCTCGACACTACGCCAGTGCCGCCCCCCCTCAATCCAGCCGGATCCCCGTCTCCTTCACCACCCGGCTCCACTTCGCCAGTTCCACCTTCTGGAACGCGGCGAACTCCGCCGTGTCGGCGCGGGACGTCTCGAAGCCCATCGCGGCCATCTTTTCCTTGATGTCGGGCAGGGCCGACGCGGCAATCACGTCCGCCGAAATCTTCTTGACGACGTCGGCGGGAGTCGATGCCGGCACCCACAGCGCGACCCAGGTCGAATCCTGAAAGCCGGGGTAGCCGGCCTCGGCCAGGGTCGGCACGTCGGGCAGCATGGCCGACCGGGCAGCGCTGGTCACGGCCAGGGCCTTAACCTTGCCGGTCTTGATCAGCTGCAGGGTGGCGGGCATGGCCAGGCTGGCCATTTCCACCTGGTTGCCGGCCACGGCGGACGCGGCCGGGGGCGCGCCGCTGAAGGGCACGTGCGTGACCGGCACGCGCGCAATGTGTTTGAACAGGTATTCGGCTGTCAATTGCGGGGTGGTGCCCAGGCCGGGGGACCCATAATTCACGCGGCCGGTACGGGCCTGCTCGACGGCTTCTTTGAGCGTGGTCGCCGGGAAAGCGGAACTGGCGATGATGACGTTGGGGGCGGTCGCGACCATGACGACCGGGATGAAGTCACGTTCGGCGTCATAGCCGGGCTTGGTCATCACGGCGGGCGTCAACGCAAACGCGCTGGAACTGAGCAGCACGGTATAGCCATCGGGCGCGGCCTTGGCCACGGTAGCGATCGACAGCAGGCTGCCGGCGCCAGGGCGGTTTTCGACGATGACCGGCTGGCCCCATTTTTCGCTCAGCTTCTGGCCAATGATGCGGCCCATCACATCTTGCGGGCTGCCGACCGAGGCGGTCACGAACTTGACGGGTTTGGCAGGCCACGCGTGCGTGTCGGCCAGGGCCATCGACACGGGCGCTGCGATCGTCGTCGCGACAAGGGCTTTGACGACAACGGTGTGGGCGGCAAGCCGGAAAGTGTTCAACATGGGGCGGTCTCCTTGCCCGTTCGATAAGGCGGGGCATGCACGCCGTGGCGTGTCGATGGTTGTTGGTCTGAACGAATCATAGAGATCGGTGCATCGGGGGACTTGCCTGCCCATGCCACCGGTATTGTCTGCCCGCGCACCGGGTGGCGTCGGCGCCCCGCACCGTGCCCCATCAAGGGTTTGTCCTAGCCGCCCAGGCTGCGCCCGCACGCGCTTTTTCCCGTAGATTCTCGACAGGTCAGCGATCACTATGCATCGGATAGCCGTTGCTGCCCGCCCAGCCATCACGCCAAAAGAAGTGCGGAGACACCATGTTTTCCTATCGATCGTTCACGCGCGAAGACGCTGCGTCGGCCCCGCAGCGGCCCGATTTTTCGTCGCAACTCGATTCGCTGTTCTCGGTCGCGCTGGCCTTGCGGCCGTCGGGAACGCAGCCGCTGCGCACTGAAATGACGGCGTATCGCGGGCGGTCGCTGCACTTCGCGCAACTGGTCTTTTCACCGCATACGACAACGTCCGCCGGCGGCAAACGCACGGACCGCCTGCTGCTCAGCCTGCAGAAGGAAGGCGAGGTGGAAGTCACGCAGGACGGGCGTCGCAGCGTGGTGCAGCCGGGGGAATTCTTTGTACTGGCGCCCGGACGCCGCTTCCAGATCACCACCGGCACGATGCGCGCGCATTCGATCTACATCCCGATGGATCGCATGCGCACGCTGATGCCGAATGTGGAAGACGTGACGGCGCTGGCGGTGTCGGGCGATACGGGAATCGGTGCGGTCTTTCGCGCGGCGCTGGACGAGATCTTCCAGCTTGCGCCGCACCTGAAAGAAAGCGAGGCCGACCAATTCGCTGACGCCGTCCCGCATCTGCTGACCGCCGCGCTGTCGTCGTTGCGGGCCGATCACGACGTGGCGCCAGCGCACATCAAGCAATTGCACTGCGACCGCATCCGCCGCTTCGTGCTGGAAAACCTGAGCGATTCGGACCTGTCCGCCAGCCGGGTGGCTGAAGCCGTGGGCGTGTCGGAACGCTACGTGTACAAGCTTTTTGCGGACGGCGACCTGGCGCTGATGAAATGGATCTGGCGCGAGCGACTGGAACGGTGCCGCAGCGAACTGGCCGATGCCGGACGGCAGGACCGCCGCATCGGCGAAATCGCCTATGGCTGGGGCTTCAACGACCTGGCGCACTTCAGCCGGTCGTTCAAGGAACGGTACGGCTGTTCGCCCCGCGACTTTCGCAAGCAGGCGCTCGATCACACAGAAAAGCCAGCACGGCTTCGGTAAAGGCGTGCGGCGTTTCGATGGCGGCCAGGTGTGGCGCGCCGTCGAGCACGTGCAGGGCGCTGCCGGGCACGCACGCAGCAAGTGCCTTGGCGGCGTCAACCGGCGTGGCGGCGTCCGCCGATCCTGCAATGCACAGCGTGGGCACACGAACCTGCGACAGCGCCTCGACATGATCCAGCTGCTGGATCGCGCGGATCGACGCGCGATAGGCGTCAGGCGGCGTCTGCGTGATCATGTCCGACACCCACGCCATCACCTGCGGTGACGCTTCCTGGAACGCGGGTGTGAACCATCGCGCCAGCGTGGCATCGACCTGGCCCGGCATGCCCGTGACCTCGGCCGCTGCCCAACGTTCATCCCACAGTGTGCTGACGATCGGGGTCGTGCGCGCTCCGCAGTGCGCAAGGACCAGCGCCCGGACACGCGGCGAATGATCGATGGCCATGCGCTGCGCAATCATGCCGCCGAAGGACACGCCGACAATCATCGCGCTCCGGATATCGAGCGCATCGAGCGTAGCCACCACGGTATCGGCATACCCGGCCAGGCCGTCTGTCCGACCGTCCAGGCCGGCCGACGCGCCATACCCCGGCAGGTCGATCGCGTGCACACGAAAGCGCCGGCTCAGTATCGGCACCTGCATGGCCCACATGGCGGACGATGTGGCGATGGCATGGAGCAGCACCACGTCGGGTGCGCCGACAGGCCCCGTGCTGTGAACCGCAAGCCGCTGCGTCATTGGCCGATATCCCATGCACCAATGCCGATGCCCGTGTACCAGTTGCCGACTGCCTTGTAGTACTGCGTGGCGAACTGCGCACCGCGCGCCGCGCCATGCGCGAGCAGCCAGGTCCGGATTTCTTCGGCGCCATTGCCGGCTTCGTGCACGTGATCGGTCGCGTAGCGGACCAGGGCATCGTCATCGCCCGAGGCCAGCAGGTCAAGAAAGCGGCGGTCGAAATCTTCGTTGACGAGGCCCATGCGCGGCGTGGCGATGTCATGGCTGAGACCCCCGGTGGCAAGCACCGCAATACGTGCGTTGCCCGGATACCTGGCGATCGCCTCACCCAGAAACCGGCCCCACTGCAGGCAGCGCCGCATCGACGGGAAGGGCGGTTGCACGCAGTTGATCATGATCGGCACCACGTGAACTTCAGACGTGATGCCGGCCAGTTCCAGCGGCGTCAGCACGCCGTGGTCCAGCGTCAGGTCCATGGAAAATGCCGGGTCGAAATCGGCGGCCAGGGCTTCCTGCAACAGGTAGGCGCCCAGCGCAGTGTCGCCAGGCAGCACGCTTTTCGGCGCCTTCAGCCAGTGTTCGATCGGCGTTGCATACTGCGGGGCGGCGCCGATGCAGAAGGCCGGAAAGTTATCCAGAAAGAAGTTGTGCAGATGGTCGTCCGAGATCACCACGACCACATCCGGACGGCAGCCGCGCAGCGCGGCGCCCAGCGACTGGAAGGCATCGAACACGGCTGCGCGTTCCTGGTCGGGAATGGCGTCCGGAAAATTCAGCATGACGGGCGTGTGGCTCGCCGCAAAAACCCCGACCAGCTCAGCCATGATCGGGCTCCTTGGCAACGGCGCGCAACGAGCGCAGGAAATCGGCTTCGGGCATGCGCAGGCCCAGGCAATGGGCGCGCAGCAGATAGGGGTTGGCGCCGGCCAGATACAGGTCGCCGATCTCGTTGTCGCGGATCGCGGCCTTGAGCGTGTCGGGCAGCGGAATGTCTTTCAGGTACGCGTCCGCGCTCTTCAGATAGCGCGCCAGATCGTCGGGCTGATGGTGCACGTCGTACAGCACGCGGTCGATCCAGTAGGCATCGGGGGTGGGCATGCCATGTTGCCAATTGCCGCTCATGCTGCCTCCTGCCCGGATGCGCGGTCGTTGAGACGCGCAACGATCCATTCGACGATGGTGGGCAGCGTGCGCGGCGTGTGGCCCATGTGCCCGCCGGGAAACAGGCGCACGCTTTTCGGGCTGCCGTGCTCGGTCAGCAGATGCACGTCGGCAATCGGACACTGCTTGTCGAACTTGCCGTTGACCAGCAGCAGCGGCGCGCACGGTTGGTCGAGCAGGCCCTGATCCAGCAAGGACAGCCGTTCAAAAAAAGCCAGGTAATCCGCATCGGTGTCGGCGCCGAGCATACGTTTGCGGGTCTCAACCAATTCCATCAGGTAGCTGTCGGGGTAGCGGGATGCCTCGATCCAGTCCGCCTGGAACATGAAGTGCGCGCCGCCGCCCCAGTTCACCGCGCCGGCCAGGCGGGCCGGGTACAGGTGCGCCAGCTTGGTCGCCCAGTAGCCGCCAAACGAGCGCCCCAGGCAGGCCGGATGCGCGCCGTCCAGATCGTCTTGCGCCGCGGCCCAGTCCAGCACCGGCAGGAACTGCCGTTCGGCATCAACCACGCCCTTTACCGGCGATTCCCCGGTGCCGGCGTTGTCCATGGCAATGGTTGCCACGCCAGCGGCCAGGAACGCATCGCAGGCTTCCGTCATCTGTTCCTTCCAGGCGTCGACGCCGCCCCACATCACAACGACGGGCGGGCGCTTGATGCCGGGCGGGCGACGGTACAGAAACACCACCTCGGACCCTTCACCGGCGCGGCCCGCAAACGGCACCGACACGCGTTGCACCGGGGCATCCCAGAAGGCGCCCGCCGCCACATAGGCATCGCGTTCGCGTTCGGCATTGCGCAGCTTGTCGGGGTGGTTGGGGCAGGGGAAGCGGCCCAGGAAATACAGGCCATGGGCTTTCATGTACAGCGATTCGGCATCCGCGGCATCTTGTGCTGCGGCGGCGTCGGCCTGCGCGCGGACCTCGTCGCCGGCCCCGCCCCATACCCGCGCCCACGATGCGCCATCCAGGCCATCCAGGGATGCGATCAGCGCCTGGCCTTCCACGGGGTCGATCAGATTCATCGGATGCTGGCGCGCGGCCAGCTTGTCGTTGAGCCACACCTTGGCTTCGGCCAGGGTGCGGGGGCGGCCGGTGGGCAGGCTGGATGCAGAAGTCAAAGGGGTCTCCTCAAGGTGCGTACGATCGTCGCCGCGTCCAGCGAATTTGACCGCGGCGCAGCCCCGCGGCCTTGGCTGCGCGTGCACGGTCTCTTGACTGGGAGCGCCACGCCATGCCGGCCGCCGCAGTCAACGCGCGGTGCGGGCTGGGTCAAGTGCGCGCAGGGCATCTGCCCTAAGCTCGTCGCCGACAGTGCTGCATACGGAGACAGGCATGGCAGGCGTGAACAAGGTATTGGTGGTGGGGGGCGGAATCGCAGGCATGTCGGCGGCAATCTCGCTGCGCAAGGTCGGGGTCGAGGTGGACCTGATCGACGCCGATCCGCAGTGGCGGGTCTACGGCGCGGGCATCACCATCACCGGCCCCACCTTGCGCGCCTTCCAGCACCTGGGGGTGCTCGACGACGTGCTCGACGTCGGCGCGACAGCCGATGGATTGAAGGTGTGTTCGGTCAGCGGCCAGATGCTGTCCGAGATCGTCACGCCCCGCCTGGGGCCCGGCATCCCCGGCGCAGGCGGCATCCTTCGCCCGGCCTTGCACCGCATCCTGTCATCGCGCACACAGGACAGTGGCGTGTCCGTCCGATTGGGTGTGTCCGTCAACCATCTGCTTGACGGTGTCAACGATATTGCCGTGCGATTCACCGACGGCAGTTCCGATCGCTACGATGCCGTGATCGGCGCCGACGGCGTCTTTTCCACG is a window from the Pigmentiphaga litoralis genome containing:
- a CDS encoding Bug family tripartite tricarboxylate transporter substrate binding protein, which codes for MLNTFRLAAHTVVVKALVATTIAAPVSMALADTHAWPAKPVKFVTASVGSPQDVMGRIIGQKLSEKWGQPVIVENRPGAGSLLSIATVAKAAPDGYTVLLSSSAFALTPAVMTKPGYDAERDFIPVVMVATAPNVIIASSAFPATTLKEAVEQARTGRVNYGSPGLGTTPQLTAEYLFKHIARVPVTHVPFSGAPPAASAVAGNQVEMASLAMPATLQLIKTGKVKALAVTSAARSAMLPDVPTLAEAGYPGFQDSTWVALWVPASTPADVVKKISADVIAASALPDIKEKMAAMGFETSRADTAEFAAFQKVELAKWSRVVKETGIRLD
- a CDS encoding alpha/beta fold hydrolase, translating into MTQRLAVHSTGPVGAPDVVLLHAIATSSAMWAMQVPILSRRFRVHAIDLPGYGASAGLDGRTDGLAGYADTVVATLDALDIRSAMIVGVSFGGMIAQRMAIDHSPRVRALVLAHCGARTTPIVSTLWDERWAAAEVTGMPGQVDATLARWFTPAFQEASPQVMAWVSDMITQTPPDAYRASIRAIQQLDHVEALSQVRVPTLCIAGSADAATPVDAAKALAACVPGSALHVLDGAPHLAAIETPHAFTEAVLAFLCDRAPACESRGANSRTVP
- a CDS encoding glutathione S-transferase family protein encodes the protein MIRFYFHPTPNPAKVALFLEEAGLPYEVVPVDTSKGQQHAPEFRAINPNGKVPAIVDTEGPAGSDTRVFDSSAILLYLAEKTGRFLGSPADKPELLSWLFFISSGLGPFSGQAVHFQYAAENESPYATNRYRRETERHYQVLNDHLEGREYIVGNEYTIADMSAWGWVDRAPRVFKGVDDPLSAYPNIKRLFDTVNAREAATRARAVGKDIEFKKVNDEETRRSLFPSNFPPAAG
- a CDS encoding alpha/beta hydrolase family protein, yielding MTSASSLPTGRPRTLAEAKVWLNDKLAARQHPMNLIDPVEGQALIASLDGLDGASWARVWGGAGDEVRAQADAAAAQDAADAESLYMKAHGLYFLGRFPCPNHPDKLRNAERERDAYVAAGAFWDAPVQRVSVPFAGRAGEGSEVVFLYRRPPGIKRPPVVVMWGGVDAWKEQMTEACDAFLAAGVATIAMDNAGTGESPVKGVVDAERQFLPVLDWAAAQDDLDGAHPACLGRSFGGYWATKLAHLYPARLAGAVNWGGGAHFMFQADWIEASRYPDSYLMELVETRKRMLGADTDADYLAFFERLSLLDQGLLDQPCAPLLLVNGKFDKQCPIADVHLLTEHGSPKSVRLFPGGHMGHTPRTLPTIVEWIVARLNDRASGQEAA
- a CDS encoding helix-turn-helix domain-containing protein → MFSYRSFTREDAASAPQRPDFSSQLDSLFSVALALRPSGTQPLRTEMTAYRGRSLHFAQLVFSPHTTTSAGGKRTDRLLLSLQKEGEVEVTQDGRRSVVQPGEFFVLAPGRRFQITTGTMRAHSIYIPMDRMRTLMPNVEDVTALAVSGDTGIGAVFRAALDEIFQLAPHLKESEADQFADAVPHLLTAALSSLRADHDVAPAHIKQLHCDRIRRFVLENLSDSDLSASRVAEAVGVSERYVYKLFADGDLALMKWIWRERLERCRSELADAGRQDRRIGEIAYGWGFNDLAHFSRSFKERYGCSPRDFRKQALDHTEKPARLR
- a CDS encoding 2,3-dihydroxyphenylpropionate 1,2-dioxygenase, whose amino-acid sequence is MAELVGVFAASHTPVMLNFPDAIPDQERAAVFDAFQSLGAALRGCRPDVVVVISDDHLHNFFLDNFPAFCIGAAPQYATPIEHWLKAPKSVLPGDTALGAYLLQEALAADFDPAFSMDLTLDHGVLTPLELAGITSEVHVVPIMINCVQPPFPSMRRCLQWGRFLGEAIARYPGNARIAVLATGGLSHDIATPRMGLVNEDFDRRFLDLLASGDDDALVRYATDHVHEAGNGAEEIRTWLLAHGAARGAQFATQYYKAVGNWYTGIGIGAWDIGQ
- a CDS encoding PQQ-dependent sugar dehydrogenase gives rise to the protein MKYASSLAIVTLSALLGACGDKPAPVQVGADPQLPEPQRGLLPNMVIAKPAPWGDKVPVVPTGYTVTAIATDLKIPRQTLVLPNGDILVAEGKGGNAPNLKPKDLIASIIKAKGTSSVKGGNRLTLLRDADGDGKYETATVFAENLNAPYGLALVNGTLYVANQDALVKFAYKDGQTQASGAPEVVTLLPSEINHHWTKSLAASADGQYLYVGIGSNSNITERGMTAEVDRAMVWQINARTGEHKPYATGIRNPTALTIQPETGQLWAVVNERDELGPDLVPDYLTSVREGAFYGWPYSYWGQNADDRVRPQNPDKVAAAVKPDYALGSHVAALGVHFSTGTMGTQFANGAFVGQHGSWNRKDPVGYKVVFVPFSQGRPSGQPVDFVTGFRDDDGTTRGRPVGVTVDPRGALIVADDLANTIWRVAPTQAVSAPPAAAPVTPPATPPMTPPVTPADPATGAQTPPADPAPMAPPASPAPTDPAPATPTPAPSST
- a CDS encoding sensor domain-containing protein, coding for MLTAITQEGFKIAFEEAPCPALLLDCNLTVLACNSAYENAVQKDRAVMLGRPIFDIFPGSDDQQSEIMRDSYQRVMDSRRPHHISQIQYSVAAQGTHEDRYWTVSNTPLFDSDDVLRGILHCAADVTELVQQDHQDPGSLDVALMAGQQATTQRWTRNIQNILQSEIQRLQQLFKQAPGFICVLQGPNHVFELANDAYYQLAGHRTIIGHPFSKVMPEVIEQGFLAKLDSVYATGTPFVGRAMPIKLQREAGSELEQRFIDLIYQPIFDANRAVSGIFLQGNDVTEAYELGQEIAYQAAHDALTGLINRREFTARTEHIAGPGPHALLYMDIDHFKIINDRRGHAAGNGLLIQVANLLTSTCASDDLLARFGGDEFVLVRPDCGPDDALEWANRLCAAIENIDFMWQDRRYGVTVSVGVAFAGDPEGLSFESALAQADAACFLAKEKGRNRVQVSLPSDEEIRQQQQDMDSVTRLKDAMREDRVLLYAQRIVPFHAGADHQEVFCEVLARIQDLDGTVVLPGAFIPAAERFGLIEELDRHIVRKTFAHIQAQSTQPGETPCYFINLSGITLSAPGFLAFVEASLEAYPLVRSSRICFEVTETAALSNVKRTADAMRRLIAMGFQFALDDFGSGMASFTYLRHLPVHYVKIDGEFVKAILDQPASAIIVEAVIKVAQTMNMRTIAESVESEALIPLLKSLNIDYAQGFALHKPAPI
- a CDS encoding subunit of meta cleavage enzyme; the encoded protein is MSGNWQHGMPTPDAYWIDRVLYDVHHQPDDLARYLKSADAYLKDIPLPDTLKAAIRDNEIGDLYLAGANPYLLRAHCLGLRMPEADFLRSLRAVAKEPDHG